From a single Gimesia fumaroli genomic region:
- a CDS encoding pyruvate kinase: protein MTLEHSTTSSDLTSEDYEPVLKELATIRSEMVIEADRSRSLLDQVHPCYRESARNLLHYLALRHHDIRPLQIRLAALGLSSLGRAESHVMATVDAVLDVLHRLAGHSLEQSAAEPAVINFATGERLLVEHTETLLGPAVPGRWVRIMVTMPSEAADDYHLVHDLLQQGMDCMRINCAHDDATAWLRMIEHLRRAEKSLGRSCQVIMDLAGPKLRTGPLEPGPAVVKIRPRRDLLGQVTAPARVWLFAETNPQPSPSPADACLPVPEPWLSRMHQGEEIQLTDARGSRRTLTIVDLTDEGCWAEAVQTTYVIPGTVLKHEHKVAKAKHREAAVGDIAATENDLTLFQGDQLIITRNLEPGRPVTHDSAGEVLTPAQIGCTIPDVFNDVRAGQSIWFDDGKIGGVIEKVDSTRVLVRITQARLSGAKLRADKGINLPESNLSLNALTDKDLADLAFVAQHADVVEMSFANRAEDVEMLQQYLTRLDGRQPAIVLKIETRRGFENLPDMLLTAMRSPCCGVMIARGDLAVESGFERLAEVQEEILWICEAAHVPVIWATQVLESLAKEGMPSRAEITDAAMGHRAECVMLNKGQHVLHAVRTLDDILRRMQSHQTKKRAMLRELRLATHTPSEKISNTSDPAET, encoded by the coding sequence TTGACTTTGGAACACAGCACGACCAGTTCTGACTTGACGTCGGAAGACTATGAACCGGTACTCAAAGAACTTGCCACCATCCGCTCCGAGATGGTCATTGAGGCAGATCGCTCCCGGTCTCTGCTGGATCAGGTTCACCCCTGCTACCGGGAAAGTGCCCGCAACCTCTTACATTACCTGGCGCTCCGGCATCACGACATCCGACCGTTACAAATCCGCCTGGCAGCGCTCGGGCTGTCCTCGCTGGGGCGCGCTGAGTCGCATGTGATGGCGACCGTCGATGCGGTGCTCGATGTATTACACCGTCTGGCGGGACACTCTCTGGAACAGTCTGCTGCGGAACCTGCGGTCATCAATTTTGCGACCGGGGAACGCCTGCTGGTCGAACACACCGAAACGCTGCTCGGTCCCGCCGTCCCCGGACGCTGGGTGCGAATCATGGTCACCATGCCGAGCGAGGCGGCCGACGATTACCATCTGGTCCACGACCTGCTGCAACAAGGCATGGATTGTATGCGAATCAATTGCGCACACGATGATGCGACTGCGTGGTTGCGGATGATTGAACACCTCAGACGGGCGGAAAAATCATTAGGGCGGTCGTGCCAGGTCATTATGGATCTGGCAGGCCCCAAGCTGCGCACCGGGCCTCTGGAGCCAGGACCGGCGGTCGTCAAGATTCGCCCACGCCGCGATCTCCTGGGACAGGTCACTGCTCCCGCGCGGGTCTGGCTCTTTGCCGAAACCAATCCCCAACCGTCGCCTTCCCCCGCCGATGCCTGCCTGCCCGTTCCGGAACCCTGGCTCTCTCGGATGCATCAGGGAGAAGAAATCCAACTCACGGACGCACGCGGCTCCCGGCGCACTTTGACCATCGTTGATCTCACCGATGAAGGGTGCTGGGCAGAGGCGGTTCAAACCACATACGTCATTCCCGGCACAGTCCTGAAACACGAACACAAAGTCGCAAAGGCAAAGCATCGCGAAGCAGCGGTCGGCGACATAGCGGCTACGGAAAACGATCTCACGCTGTTTCAGGGCGACCAGCTCATTATAACTAGGAACCTCGAACCGGGGCGGCCCGTGACCCATGACAGTGCGGGAGAGGTGCTCACTCCGGCGCAAATTGGCTGTACGATTCCCGATGTGTTTAACGACGTTCGTGCCGGTCAGTCCATCTGGTTCGATGATGGCAAGATTGGCGGCGTCATTGAAAAAGTAGACAGCACACGCGTACTCGTTCGCATCACGCAGGCGCGTTTGAGCGGCGCGAAGCTACGCGCCGACAAAGGCATCAATCTGCCCGAAAGTAATCTGAGTTTGAATGCCTTAACCGACAAAGATCTCGCAGACTTGGCCTTTGTCGCACAACACGCCGATGTCGTCGAGATGTCGTTCGCCAATCGCGCGGAAGATGTCGAAATGCTTCAGCAGTATCTGACACGCCTGGATGGTCGCCAGCCCGCAATCGTCCTGAAGATCGAAACGCGGCGGGGCTTTGAAAACCTGCCGGACATGTTGCTCACTGCCATGCGTTCTCCCTGTTGCGGCGTGATGATTGCCCGCGGCGATCTGGCCGTCGAAAGCGGCTTTGAACGGCTGGCTGAAGTTCAGGAAGAGATTCTCTGGATCTGCGAAGCCGCCCATGTTCCCGTCATCTGGGCCACTCAGGTATTAGAGTCGCTTGCGAAAGAAGGGATGCCGTCCCGTGCAGAAATCACCGATGCGGCGATGGGCCACCGGGCTGAGTGCGTCATGCTTAACAAAGGCCAGCACGTACTCCACGCCGTCCGCACTCTCGACGATATCCTGCGACGGATGCAGTCTCATCAAACCAAAAAACGGGCCATGCTCCGCGAATTACGACTGGCCACTCATACGCCGTCAGAGAAAATAAGTAATACGTCTGATCCGGCAGAAACTTAG
- a CDS encoding HEAT repeat domain-containing protein, with protein sequence MRQFCFNSLGMLLTLCSLASHAWALGEEDFGNKPLNAANFRDWPGIMPVVNHQSRIYHRWINGNEHCFYHGDTETLNDVLQKFAATEEKVHEVVLRPGPAKVSSFRKTQTMDFNWSLHLVGGIARAMSQKDQGSLIWNKHPILTVYVGGAIQLDKIKIPQGINLLQLADLEQRYSQGLTSTDTTVRGWSTGQLAKLDPYSKPSLEAIAKLLQDKEIWVRRNAAGALATFGKQAEPALPALRDALNTNDEQLQTRIQETIKTIEKAPDRSTEEKQHRQTLDKISQFCKSQKKD encoded by the coding sequence ATGCGGCAGTTTTGTTTCAATTCACTGGGTATGCTGCTGACTTTGTGCAGTTTGGCTTCACACGCCTGGGCACTGGGCGAAGAGGATTTCGGCAACAAGCCCTTAAATGCAGCGAATTTCCGGGATTGGCCGGGCATTATGCCGGTCGTCAATCATCAGAGCCGCATTTACCACCGCTGGATCAATGGCAACGAACACTGTTTCTATCACGGAGACACCGAGACGCTCAACGATGTCTTACAGAAATTTGCGGCTACCGAAGAAAAAGTACACGAGGTTGTCCTGCGACCGGGGCCGGCTAAAGTCAGCTCGTTTCGAAAAACGCAAACCATGGACTTTAACTGGAGCCTGCATCTGGTTGGCGGAATCGCGCGAGCCATGTCACAAAAAGACCAGGGCAGTCTGATCTGGAACAAGCACCCGATCTTAACGGTTTATGTCGGCGGTGCGATTCAGCTGGACAAAATCAAAATTCCCCAGGGAATCAACCTGCTGCAACTGGCCGACCTGGAACAACGCTATTCCCAAGGACTAACCAGCACCGACACCACGGTGCGCGGCTGGAGCACCGGACAACTGGCAAAGCTGGATCCCTATAGCAAACCCAGCTTGGAGGCGATTGCCAAATTACTGCAGGATAAAGAAATATGGGTCCGCCGAAATGCGGCAGGAGCATTAGCAACGTTTGGCAAGCAGGCCGAGCCGGCTCTGCCCGCATTGCGCGACGCACTTAATACCAATGACGAACAACTGCAAACACGAATTCAAGAGACCATTAAAACGATTGAAAAAGCCCCCGACAGATCCACAGAGGAAAAACAACACCGCCAGACTCTGGATAAGATCAGTCAGTTTTGTAAGTCACAGAAAAAAGACTGA
- a CDS encoding oxidoreductase — MSTQPEIKQCILITGASAGFGKLVAEKLLAKGHTVYAAARRVEKMRDIEAKGAHILHMDVTDTESVKAGVDQMLAEQGRIDVLFNNAGYGSYGTIECIPLDEIQYQYDVNVFGLARLVQAVLPQMRKQRSGRIINTASVVGHVSTAVLGWYASTKFAVEGFSDALRMEVKQFGIDVVLIEPGAVKTEFDEVAFAKLDSLDHAEDYQPLVSAFRKFTGKLYSKSPGPESTANAVIKAIEAKSPKTRYATTMDSKLLPRVKRLFSDKLFDKIVLSQMK; from the coding sequence ATGAGTACTCAACCAGAAATCAAACAATGTATTTTAATCACCGGCGCGTCGGCCGGGTTTGGCAAGCTGGTCGCCGAAAAACTGCTGGCAAAAGGGCACACTGTTTACGCAGCCGCCCGGCGGGTGGAGAAGATGCGGGACATTGAAGCGAAAGGGGCGCACATCCTGCACATGGATGTCACGGATACCGAATCGGTCAAAGCCGGCGTGGATCAGATGCTGGCTGAGCAGGGACGGATTGACGTGCTGTTCAACAACGCCGGCTACGGATCGTATGGAACGATTGAATGTATTCCGCTCGACGAAATTCAGTATCAATATGACGTGAACGTCTTCGGCCTGGCACGGCTGGTGCAGGCGGTTCTGCCTCAGATGCGAAAACAGCGCAGTGGCCGTATTATCAATACCGCATCCGTCGTGGGGCATGTCTCGACCGCGGTCCTGGGCTGGTATGCTTCGACAAAATTTGCGGTCGAAGGTTTTTCGGACGCACTGCGGATGGAAGTCAAACAGTTTGGCATTGATGTGGTCCTGATTGAGCCGGGAGCCGTCAAAACCGAATTCGACGAAGTCGCTTTTGCCAAACTGGACAGCCTGGATCATGCAGAAGATTATCAGCCGCTGGTTTCCGCCTTCCGAAAATTCACCGGCAAACTGTACTCCAAAAGCCCGGGGCCCGAAAGCACGGCGAACGCGGTGATCAAAGCCATCGAAGCGAAGTCCCCCAAAACCCGCTACGCCACCACAATGGACTCCAAACTGCTCCCCCGCGTCAAACGACTCTTTTCCGATAAACTATTTGATAAAATTGTGCTGAGTCAGATGAAGTAA
- a CDS encoding NAD(P)/FAD-dependent oxidoreductase produces MNRSSNLPRIVIIGGGFAGINVAKSLKDAPVEIDLVDKHNYHLFQPLLYQVATGELDPANIAAPIRKILWKQKNVHVALGEVTAIDFDKKLVDFDGGELDYDYLVIASGAQQSYFGHDEFRAHAPGLKSIDDALEIRRRLFLAFEEAEWEADEEARRKKLTFVIVGGGPTGVELAGAVKEVATETLPREFRNIHSDMARVIIVDGGQRLVGPMPEDLGVRAQHVLEKMGVEIHLNVHVTDVTAEGVKIGDETIPAENVFWAAGVQGQDLAKTLDTEVDRGSRIVVGPDLSIPNHPEVFVVGDAAHATDATTGNPVPGLAQGAIQTGRFVAEIIKAEIAGNAPKERPQFSYHDKGSMAMIGRGNAIAAIGKIHYGGILGWISWNVLHVMFLVGFRNRFKVMLDWLWNYIWKTRRSRLITGDPEVHIKQLYSEHQQPVIKPRRGKRDNTDEG; encoded by the coding sequence ATGAATCGTTCTTCGAATTTGCCAAGGATTGTCATCATCGGAGGCGGCTTTGCCGGCATCAATGTCGCCAAGTCGCTGAAGGACGCCCCGGTTGAGATCGATCTGGTCGATAAGCACAATTACCACCTGTTCCAGCCGCTGTTGTATCAGGTCGCGACGGGAGAGCTTGATCCGGCCAATATCGCTGCCCCGATTCGCAAGATTCTGTGGAAGCAGAAAAACGTGCATGTCGCCCTGGGCGAAGTCACTGCCATCGATTTCGACAAAAAACTGGTCGACTTTGACGGCGGCGAGTTGGATTATGATTATCTGGTGATAGCCTCCGGCGCACAGCAGTCCTATTTCGGCCATGACGAATTTCGGGCCCATGCGCCGGGCTTGAAGTCGATTGACGACGCGCTCGAAATTCGCCGACGTCTGTTCCTGGCATTTGAAGAAGCCGAGTGGGAAGCCGACGAAGAAGCCCGTCGCAAAAAACTGACGTTTGTGATCGTCGGCGGCGGACCGACGGGCGTCGAACTGGCGGGCGCCGTCAAAGAAGTCGCCACAGAAACACTGCCCCGGGAATTTCGTAACATTCATAGCGACATGGCACGCGTGATTATCGTCGACGGCGGTCAGCGACTTGTCGGCCCCATGCCCGAAGACCTCGGCGTGCGGGCACAACACGTGCTCGAAAAAATGGGCGTCGAAATTCATCTGAATGTGCATGTGACGGACGTGACTGCCGAAGGAGTCAAAATCGGAGATGAGACGATTCCCGCCGAGAATGTCTTCTGGGCCGCCGGCGTACAGGGACAGGATCTCGCCAAAACATTAGATACGGAAGTGGATCGCGGCAGCCGAATTGTCGTAGGCCCCGATCTTTCGATTCCCAACCACCCGGAAGTCTTCGTCGTGGGAGACGCCGCCCATGCGACCGATGCTACCACCGGAAATCCGGTCCCCGGTCTCGCACAGGGCGCCATCCAGACCGGCCGCTTTGTCGCCGAAATTATTAAAGCCGAAATCGCTGGCAACGCACCGAAAGAACGGCCCCAGTTCAGTTACCACGATAAAGGTTCGATGGCGATGATCGGCCGCGGCAACGCCATCGCCGCGATCGGCAAAATCCATTACGGCGGCATTCTGGGCTGGATTTCCTGGAACGTGTTACACGTGATGTTCCTGGTCGGCTTCCGCAACCGCTTCAAAGTCATGCTCGACTGGCTCTGGAATTACATCTGGAAAACCCGCCGCTCCCGCCTGATCACCGGCGACCCCGAAGTCCACATCAAACAACTCTACTCCGAGCACCAGCAACCAGTCATCAAACCGCGCCGGGGAAAACGTGATAATACAGACGAAGGATGA